The following coding sequences are from one Mycolicibacterium aichiense window:
- a CDS encoding URC4/urg3 family protein, which produces MGAAIEVDVDSPAGAAAALRSTRAVRERAGLLTERARAGDSRWFTVHDDALDAAAESVAEVTRRHYPDLQVPFHSRWRHFEAGGVDRRAELLSRAEATALVDLTVVSVLLDAGAGPSWSYVEPGTGLQLSRSEGLGVASFHAFASGLFSSHPDDPLRVDTAGLAGLTEQRLADAFQVDGTNPLVGLDGRVAILHRLGAVTAAQPEVFGADGRPGGLVHAVGGSSARASELLSMVLDSLAPIWPGGSMIGDEPLGDCWRHSALDGPGLTAGWMPFHKLSQWLTYSLLEPFSWAGITVTDLDELTGLPEYRNGGLLLDSGVLRLRNSADATRSVSVADELVVEWRALTVTLLDELAPLVRRRLGVDADQMPLARVLEGGTWAAGRTLAQQLRGGLPPLSIASDGTVF; this is translated from the coding sequence ATGGGCGCCGCGATCGAGGTCGACGTGGACAGCCCGGCGGGGGCGGCCGCTGCGCTGCGCAGTACTCGCGCCGTCCGTGAGCGGGCGGGATTGTTGACCGAACGCGCCCGCGCAGGCGATTCGCGGTGGTTCACGGTGCACGACGATGCACTGGACGCGGCCGCCGAATCGGTCGCCGAGGTCACCCGTCGACACTATCCGGATCTGCAGGTCCCGTTCCACAGCCGCTGGCGCCATTTCGAGGCCGGCGGTGTCGATCGCAGGGCTGAGCTACTCAGCCGCGCCGAGGCCACGGCGCTGGTCGACCTCACCGTGGTCAGCGTGCTGCTCGACGCCGGCGCCGGCCCGTCCTGGTCCTATGTCGAACCGGGGACGGGGCTACAGCTGAGCCGTTCAGAAGGCTTGGGGGTGGCGAGCTTTCACGCCTTTGCCTCGGGACTGTTCTCCTCCCACCCGGACGATCCGCTGCGGGTCGACACCGCCGGGCTGGCAGGGCTCACCGAACAGCGGCTTGCCGACGCGTTCCAGGTCGACGGCACGAATCCGCTCGTCGGCCTCGACGGCCGGGTGGCGATCCTGCACCGGCTGGGTGCGGTCACCGCCGCCCAACCGGAGGTATTCGGCGCCGATGGCCGCCCGGGCGGATTGGTCCACGCCGTGGGGGGCAGCTCAGCCCGCGCATCCGAGCTGTTGTCGATGGTGCTGGACTCGCTGGCGCCAATTTGGCCGGGCGGCAGCATGATCGGTGACGAACCCCTCGGCGACTGCTGGCGGCACTCCGCGCTGGACGGTCCCGGCCTGACCGCGGGATGGATGCCGTTTCACAAACTCTCGCAGTGGCTCACGTACTCGCTGCTGGAGCCGTTCAGCTGGGCCGGGATCACCGTGACCGATCTCGACGAGCTGACCGGGCTGCCCGAGTACCGCAACGGTGGACTGCTGCTGGACAGCGGTGTTCTCCGGTTGCGCAACAGCGCGGATGCCACTCGAAGTGTCAGCGTCGCAGACGAATTGGTGGTCGAGTGGCGCGCGCTGACCGTCACACTGCTCGACGAGCTCGCTCCCCTGGTCCGTCGGCGGCTCGGCGTCGACGCCGACCAGATGCCACTGGCGCGGGTCTTGGAGGGCGGCACCTGGGCGGCAGGCAGGACACTCGCTCAGCAGCTGCGCGGCGGCCTCCCGCCGCTGTCCATCGCCAGCGATGGCACAGTGTTCTGA
- the upp gene encoding uracil phosphoribosyltransferase, with protein sequence MRDVHVIGHPLVQHKLTLMRRKVTSTNTFRRLANEMATLLAYEVLRDTPTHDIVVETPLETTTGTVIDGKKLVFVAILRAGTGILDGMLTVVPGARIGHIGLYRDPKTRVAVEYYFKMPSDLHEREVVVVDPMLATGNSAVAAVDRLKEFRPRSIKFVCLLTCPEGIAVMHDAHPEVPIYTAAVDRGLDEHGYIVPGLGDAGDRLFGTK encoded by the coding sequence ATGCGCGACGTCCACGTCATCGGCCATCCACTGGTGCAGCACAAGCTGACCCTGATGCGGCGCAAGGTCACGTCCACCAACACGTTCCGCAGGCTGGCCAACGAGATGGCCACGCTGCTGGCCTACGAGGTGCTACGTGACACCCCGACCCACGACATCGTGGTGGAAACCCCGCTGGAGACCACCACCGGCACCGTCATCGATGGTAAGAAGCTGGTCTTTGTCGCCATCCTGCGAGCCGGCACCGGCATCCTCGATGGGATGCTGACCGTCGTGCCCGGAGCCCGGATCGGACACATCGGGCTGTACCGGGATCCGAAAACCCGTGTTGCCGTGGAGTATTACTTCAAGATGCCCAGCGACCTACACGAGCGCGAGGTGGTCGTGGTCGACCCGATGCTGGCCACCGGCAACTCGGCGGTGGCGGCCGTGGATCGCCTCAAGGAATTTCGGCCCCGGTCCATCAAGTTCGTCTGCCTACTCACCTGCCCGGAAGGGATCGCCGTCATGCACGATGCCCATCCGGAGGTACCGATCTACACCGCGGCGGTGGACCGCGGACTCGACGAGCATGGCTACATCGTGCCGGGTCTCGGCGACGCCGGGGATCGGCTGTTCGGCACGAAATAG
- a CDS encoding multicopper oxidase family protein, translating to MSRQALTRRGFLAAGVLGGAALVACGRSANSGPTGGAPTPGAIDAAEAARPHTGRTVTAHLTPGPADIDLGGARARTFAYNGQVPGPLIRANVGDDIAVTVDNGLDHPTSVHWHGIALRNDMDGASPASPNIAPATGFIYRFSSPHPGTYWAHPHTGLDTDFGLYVPVIVDDPAEPGRYDAEWIVMLDDWTSGVGTSPEQIFRGLQSMGGMGQMQMPGMGGMGHMPGMGGMGSMPGVPGVGGVGSSDLLGGDAGDVSYPYYVVNGRIPSAATTFAAKPGNRIRIRIINAAADTAFRVALAGHRMTVTHTDGFPVRPDDVDALLVGMGERYDVIVTAGDGVFPLVAAAEGKNAVARALLSTGGGSAPDAAFRPTQLTGRVGTVDTFTAATEVQLPATSDHALQVRLSGMMMRYDWMINGRPYDQTVPLQVHRGQNITLTFVNDSMMWHPMHLHGHTFQVLKPDGSTGPRKDTVIVKPMQTVAVRMIADNPGEWMLHCHNAYHMEAGMMTTMNYTG from the coding sequence ATGAGTCGACAGGCGCTCACCCGGCGCGGCTTCCTAGCCGCGGGAGTCCTCGGAGGCGCGGCGTTGGTGGCCTGTGGTCGGTCAGCCAACTCCGGGCCCACCGGAGGCGCCCCGACGCCGGGTGCGATCGACGCCGCGGAGGCGGCCAGGCCGCACACCGGCAGAACGGTCACCGCCCACCTGACCCCCGGCCCCGCCGACATCGACCTCGGCGGGGCCAGGGCACGCACATTCGCCTACAACGGGCAGGTCCCGGGTCCGCTGATCAGGGCCAACGTCGGTGACGACATCGCAGTCACCGTTGACAACGGACTCGATCACCCGACCTCGGTGCACTGGCACGGGATCGCGTTGCGCAACGACATGGACGGTGCCAGCCCGGCCAGTCCGAACATCGCACCCGCGACCGGCTTCATCTATCGGTTCAGCTCCCCTCATCCCGGAACGTACTGGGCGCACCCGCATACCGGCCTGGACACCGATTTCGGCCTGTACGTACCGGTCATCGTGGACGATCCGGCTGAGCCGGGACGCTACGACGCCGAGTGGATTGTGATGCTCGACGACTGGACATCCGGCGTCGGAACCAGCCCTGAGCAGATCTTCCGAGGGCTGCAGTCGATGGGCGGCATGGGGCAGATGCAGATGCCGGGGATGGGCGGTATGGGACACATGCCGGGCATGGGCGGTATGGGATCGATGCCCGGCGTTCCCGGCGTCGGCGGTGTGGGAAGCAGTGACCTGCTCGGCGGCGACGCCGGTGACGTCAGCTACCCGTACTACGTCGTCAACGGCCGCATCCCGTCAGCTGCCACGACGTTCGCCGCGAAACCCGGGAACCGCATTCGCATCCGGATCATCAATGCCGCCGCCGATACCGCGTTCCGGGTCGCCCTGGCCGGGCATCGCATGACCGTCACTCATACCGACGGGTTTCCCGTCCGGCCCGATGATGTCGATGCTCTCCTGGTCGGTATGGGCGAGCGCTACGACGTCATCGTGACCGCGGGCGACGGGGTGTTTCCTCTCGTTGCCGCCGCCGAGGGTAAGAACGCTGTCGCACGTGCGCTGTTGTCGACCGGCGGCGGGAGCGCCCCAGACGCCGCGTTCCGGCCCACGCAACTCACCGGACGGGTCGGAACGGTCGACACCTTCACTGCCGCAACGGAAGTCCAGCTACCGGCCACCAGCGATCATGCGTTGCAGGTTCGGCTGTCGGGCATGATGATGCGCTACGACTGGATGATCAACGGCAGGCCCTATGACCAGACGGTTCCGTTGCAGGTCCACCGGGGCCAGAACATCACGCTGACCTTTGTCAACGACTCCATGATGTGGCATCCGATGCACCTGCACGGCCACACCTTCCAGGTGCTCAAACCCGATGGCAGCACGGGGCCGCGGAAGGACACCGTGATCGTCAAACCGATGCAGACGGTGGCGGTGCGGATGATCGCGGACAACCCCGGAGAATGGATGCTGCACTGTCACAACGCATATCACATGGAGGCCGGAATGATGACCACCATGAACTACACCGGCTAG
- a CDS encoding sensor histidine kinase produces MNLSSQALPRVPGALLSGFGMRRRLLLAQTLVLLAGGVTTWVVASVVGPPLFREHLHMAGVAHDSNEQYHAEQAYQHATALSIGVAITVAALTALIATAYLSRRLQKSVAEVSAAASAVAEGRYDIRVAPPRLGREFDEMATAFNKMADRLQAVESSRRQLFGDLAHEIRTPVAVLEAYLEAVEDGVKVLDQPTIAMLREQTGRLVRFSADAAALAQAEEAHATITPAWIEADEVARSVGAALADRYAAKNVALNIQVGEGIRLWADRQRLAQVLNNLLDNALRHTPPGGRVRLTVGSTGDDVDFTVSDDGEGIAAEHLPHVFERFYRADSARNRNRGGSGIGLAIAKALTEAHGGTITATSPGPGAGTTFTVTVPSLPVAGARRGNQREYA; encoded by the coding sequence ATGAATCTCTCCTCGCAGGCATTGCCGCGCGTGCCGGGAGCCCTGCTCAGCGGATTCGGCATGCGCCGGCGACTGCTGCTGGCACAGACTCTGGTCCTCCTCGCCGGCGGGGTGACCACCTGGGTCGTCGCATCAGTGGTGGGGCCACCGTTGTTCCGTGAGCACCTGCACATGGCCGGCGTCGCCCACGATTCCAACGAGCAGTACCACGCAGAGCAGGCCTACCAGCACGCCACTGCGCTCTCCATCGGGGTGGCGATCACGGTGGCCGCACTCACCGCGCTGATCGCGACGGCCTACCTGAGCCGGCGGCTGCAAAAGTCCGTCGCCGAGGTCTCGGCGGCCGCGTCGGCGGTGGCCGAGGGTCGCTACGACATCCGTGTCGCACCACCTCGACTCGGCCGGGAATTCGACGAGATGGCAACAGCATTCAACAAGATGGCGGACCGGCTGCAAGCCGTCGAATCGAGCCGGCGGCAGCTGTTCGGCGATCTCGCTCACGAGATCCGGACACCGGTGGCCGTGCTGGAGGCCTACCTGGAAGCCGTTGAGGACGGCGTGAAAGTCCTTGACCAGCCGACCATTGCGATGTTGCGGGAGCAGACCGGCCGTCTGGTGCGGTTCTCGGCCGACGCCGCCGCCCTGGCGCAGGCCGAAGAAGCTCATGCCACGATCACCCCGGCATGGATCGAGGCCGACGAGGTCGCCCGCTCCGTCGGTGCCGCCCTTGCCGACCGCTACGCCGCGAAGAACGTCGCGCTGAACATTCAGGTGGGTGAAGGCATCCGGCTCTGGGCCGACCGCCAACGCCTGGCACAGGTGTTGAACAACCTGCTGGACAATGCATTACGTCACACCCCGCCGGGCGGTCGTGTTCGGCTCACTGTGGGCTCCACGGGCGACGACGTCGACTTCACAGTGAGCGACGACGGCGAGGGTATTGCGGCCGAACACCTTCCGCACGTTTTCGAGCGCTTCTACCGCGCTGACTCGGCGCGCAATCGCAACCGGGGCGGCTCCGGCATCGGGCTCGCCATCGCCAAGGCATTGACAGAGGCGCACGGCGGCACGATCACCGCGACCAGCCCCGGCCCCGGGGCAGGCACCACCTTCACGGTGACGGTCCCCAGCCTGCCGGTAGCCGGGGCTCGCCGCGGCAATCAACGCGAATACGCGTGA
- a CDS encoding DUF305 domain-containing protein: protein MNKARTVVTGVAAVVAVAAIGACSNSGTKDAAASSAPSTVQSSTAAPAAAHNQADMMFARMMIPHHRQAIEMSDMILAKQGIDPRVVDLAKQIKAAQGPEIDTMQGWLNQWGMPGMPGMDNMPGMNGTSSSAPSDHGGMHGSDTATASPTTMPMPGMPAMGDMPGMDGMMSPADMQALQNAQGVEASKLYLTQMIKHHQGAITMAQNEIKDGQSADAIALATSIATSQQKEIDTMNQILSSL from the coding sequence GTGAACAAAGCGAGGACTGTGGTGACCGGGGTGGCCGCTGTGGTTGCGGTTGCCGCCATCGGCGCGTGTAGCAACTCGGGCACCAAGGATGCGGCGGCGTCGTCGGCGCCGTCCACCGTCCAGAGTTCGACCGCGGCACCGGCAGCCGCGCACAATCAGGCCGACATGATGTTCGCCCGCATGATGATTCCGCATCATCGGCAGGCGATCGAGATGAGCGACATGATCCTGGCCAAGCAGGGCATTGACCCGCGGGTGGTGGACCTGGCCAAGCAGATCAAGGCGGCGCAGGGCCCGGAGATCGACACCATGCAAGGCTGGCTGAACCAGTGGGGAATGCCCGGCATGCCGGGGATGGACAACATGCCGGGGATGAACGGCACGAGCAGCAGTGCGCCCTCCGATCACGGCGGCATGCACGGGTCGGATACCGCCACCGCGTCACCGACCACTATGCCGATGCCCGGGATGCCCGCAATGGGTGACATGCCGGGTATGGACGGGATGATGTCACCGGCCGATATGCAGGCACTGCAGAACGCCCAGGGCGTCGAGGCCAGCAAGCTGTACCTGACCCAGATGATCAAGCATCACCAGGGTGCAATCACCATGGCGCAGAACGAGATCAAGGACGGGCAGTCCGCCGACGCCATCGCCCTCGCCACGTCGATCGCCACCAGCCAGCAAAAGGAGATCGACACCATGAACCAGATTCTGAGCTCCCTGTAG
- a CDS encoding ArnT family glycosyltransferase, translated as MTTTFPATAPEEPAQRSPAPARPSRSDRIALAVLLVATTVMYLWNITVNGMGNQFYAGAAQAGSKNWEALLFGSLDSANFITVDKPPVSQWVMGLSGQLFGFSSASMLVPEALMAVATVWLLYSAIARICGPKAGLLAGAALALTPVAALMFRFNNPDAAMVLLMTASAYCTVRALERAGGKWLAWAGVALGFAFLAKMLEGLMIAPAVGLVYLIAAPTPLRRRLLHVLGAAAAFVVSAGWFVLLTLAWPSASRPYIAGSTDDNFMNLVLGYNGFARVLGHNHMNFGPGDPLGNSAGDGLRHLGGFGGMGNQKEGLGRLFAGEFGFEIGWLIPAALLSLVLVLIARGRAPRTDPVRAGVLLFGGWLVIDGVVLSYMKGMVHPYYCLSLAPAVAGTVAIGAQQMWIRRQSRFGRVGLMGLIAVTGVWSWWVLGRNGDWLPALRWTVLVVTVLAAVALALSAARRRRVAVAAAAMGVVAVLAGPTAYAVATLGVPHHGGGPTVGPARAATGFGAGFVESKDNSKLDTLLRATSTRWSAAISGSSAAAALELSTGTAVMAIGGFTGTDPAPTLGQFKADVAAGQVAYYIVERDWRGRAGGWPGINRNHTGITDWVSATFPLTQVGDDDVYDLSRAK; from the coding sequence GTGACGACGACGTTTCCGGCCACGGCTCCAGAGGAACCCGCACAGCGTTCCCCGGCACCGGCCCGACCGTCGCGATCGGACCGCATCGCACTGGCGGTGCTGCTCGTCGCGACCACGGTCATGTATCTGTGGAACATCACCGTCAACGGGATGGGCAATCAGTTCTACGCCGGCGCCGCTCAAGCCGGCTCCAAGAACTGGGAGGCGCTGCTGTTCGGGTCGCTCGACTCGGCGAATTTCATCACCGTCGACAAACCCCCGGTGTCGCAGTGGGTGATGGGGCTGTCCGGTCAGCTGTTCGGCTTCAGCAGTGCCAGCATGCTGGTGCCCGAGGCGTTGATGGCCGTGGCGACGGTGTGGCTGCTCTACTCCGCGATCGCGCGCATCTGCGGCCCGAAAGCCGGGCTGCTGGCCGGCGCTGCGCTGGCGCTCACCCCGGTCGCCGCGCTGATGTTCCGGTTCAACAACCCCGACGCCGCGATGGTACTGCTGATGACGGCCTCGGCGTACTGCACCGTGCGCGCGCTCGAGCGGGCAGGAGGTAAGTGGCTGGCGTGGGCGGGGGTGGCGCTCGGGTTCGCGTTCCTGGCCAAGATGCTCGAAGGCCTGATGATCGCGCCGGCGGTGGGCCTGGTCTATCTGATCGCGGCACCGACACCGCTGCGCCGCAGACTCCTGCACGTGCTGGGCGCCGCGGCCGCCTTCGTGGTGTCGGCCGGCTGGTTCGTGCTCCTGACCCTGGCGTGGCCGTCGGCGTCCCGGCCCTATATCGCCGGGTCGACCGATGACAATTTCATGAACCTGGTGTTGGGCTACAACGGCTTTGCGCGGGTGCTCGGCCACAATCACATGAATTTCGGGCCCGGCGATCCCCTCGGTAACTCGGCGGGCGACGGGCTCCGCCACCTCGGTGGGTTCGGCGGCATGGGCAATCAGAAGGAGGGGCTTGGCCGGCTGTTCGCGGGTGAGTTCGGTTTCGAGATCGGCTGGTTGATCCCGGCAGCGCTGCTCAGTCTGGTTCTGGTGCTGATCGCCCGCGGTCGCGCACCGCGCACCGACCCGGTGCGGGCCGGCGTCCTTCTGTTCGGCGGCTGGCTGGTGATCGACGGTGTGGTGCTCAGCTATATGAAAGGCATGGTGCACCCGTACTACTGCCTGTCGCTGGCGCCGGCAGTGGCAGGCACCGTTGCCATTGGCGCACAGCAGATGTGGATCCGCAGACAGTCCCGGTTCGGCCGAGTCGGGCTGATGGGGCTGATCGCGGTGACCGGCGTTTGGAGTTGGTGGGTGCTCGGCCGCAACGGGGATTGGTTGCCCGCCCTGCGGTGGACGGTCCTGGTGGTCACCGTGCTGGCCGCCGTCGCGCTGGCCTTGTCGGCGGCGCGGCGCCGCAGAGTCGCGGTGGCCGCGGCGGCAATGGGTGTGGTGGCGGTCCTGGCCGGTCCGACCGCCTACGCCGTCGCCACGCTCGGCGTACCGCATCACGGTGGCGGGCCGACCGTCGGTCCGGCTCGAGCGGCGACGGGCTTCGGGGCCGGCTTCGTTGAGTCGAAGGACAATTCGAAGCTGGACACGCTGCTTCGCGCGACCAGCACACGGTGGTCGGCCGCGATCTCCGGCTCGTCCGCCGCCGCCGCTCTCGAATTGTCCACGGGCACAGCCGTGATGGCCATCGGCGGCTTCACCGGCACCGACCCGGCCCCGACCCTGGGGCAGTTCAAGGCGGATGTTGCGGCCGGCCAGGTGGCGTACTACATCGTCGAGCGGGACTGGCGGGGCCGGGCGGGCGGGTGGCCGGGGATCAACCGCAACCACACCGGTATCACCGACTGGGTGAGCGCGACGTTCCCGCTCACCCAGGTCGGCGACGACGACGTCTACGACCTGTCCCGGGCCAAGTGA